The following are encoded together in the Candidatus Methylomirabilota bacterium genome:
- the gspE gene encoding type II secretion system ATPase GspE, protein MATSLDIPFGQWLVAAGVLSEPDLARAEERQRASGERLADAIVRLGYCTPEEIARALARRLGLSYVSREEFPTSPPFLRNLSPQYMRQYRFCPLAVENGTLLIACADPTDPIASDELRAALGLDVRQAVATEPAILEAIERYFGTGSTAVQKVIETIRDDEWAGDESGSEDVNSLRDMAFDAPVVRLVNLLIENAVTSNASDIHIEPFEDNLRVRYRIDGVLFDAETPPKRLRAAITSRIKIMAELNIAERRLPQDGRIRMSLQGRRLDIRVSTIPTIHGESVVMRLLDRAAILMPLDRLGFDPRTERQIQHIINLPHGMLLVTGPTGSGKTTTLYAALDKINSPGKKIITIEDPVEYQLRGVNQIHVKPKIGLTFSSGLRHIVRQDPDVIMVGEIRDVETADIAIHAALTGHLVFSTLHTNDAPGAITRLLDMGAEPYLVASVLEGILAQRLVRIICASCRVPYEPEPKELRAMGIDEVPGDAALQRGKGCGECRGTGYRGRTGIYEFLPMTEDFRSMTLRKVPGHEIRQRAIAAGMTTLRQDGWAKCCLGVTTIEEVLRVTHEDSEE, encoded by the coding sequence ATGGCGACCAGCCTCGATATCCCCTTCGGGCAGTGGCTCGTGGCGGCCGGCGTCCTCTCCGAACCCGACCTGGCGCGGGCGGAGGAGCGCCAGCGCGCGTCGGGGGAGCGGCTCGCCGATGCCATCGTCCGGCTGGGTTACTGCACCCCCGAGGAGATCGCCCGGGCGCTGGCTCGGCGCCTCGGGCTGTCATACGTGAGCCGCGAGGAGTTTCCCACCAGCCCTCCGTTTCTCCGGAACCTCTCTCCCCAGTACATGCGGCAGTACCGTTTCTGCCCTCTGGCGGTCGAGAACGGGACCCTCCTCATCGCCTGTGCCGACCCGACCGATCCCATTGCGTCCGACGAGCTCCGCGCGGCGCTCGGCCTCGACGTGCGCCAGGCCGTGGCGACCGAGCCGGCGATCCTGGAGGCGATCGAGCGGTACTTCGGGACCGGGTCGACGGCCGTGCAGAAGGTCATCGAGACGATCCGCGACGACGAGTGGGCGGGAGACGAGAGCGGCAGCGAGGACGTGAACTCGCTGCGCGACATGGCGTTCGACGCGCCGGTCGTGCGGCTCGTCAACCTCTTGATCGAGAACGCGGTGACCTCGAACGCCTCCGATATCCACATCGAGCCCTTCGAGGACAACCTGCGCGTCCGCTACCGGATCGACGGCGTGCTGTTCGACGCCGAGACCCCGCCCAAGCGGCTGCGGGCCGCGATCACGTCCCGGATCAAGATCATGGCCGAGCTCAACATCGCCGAGCGCCGGCTGCCCCAGGACGGCCGCATCCGGATGAGTCTCCAGGGGCGCCGGCTCGACATCCGGGTCTCCACCATCCCGACCATCCACGGCGAGAGCGTGGTCATGCGTCTCCTCGACCGGGCGGCCATCCTGATGCCCCTCGATCGGCTCGGCTTCGACCCGCGGACCGAGCGGCAGATCCAGCACATCATCAACCTGCCGCACGGGATGCTGCTGGTGACCGGCCCCACGGGCTCCGGCAAGACGACGACGCTCTACGCGGCGCTCGACAAGATCAACTCTCCCGGCAAGAAGATCATCACGATCGAGGACCCGGTCGAGTACCAGCTCCGCGGGGTGAACCAGATCCACGTCAAGCCCAAGATCGGCCTCACCTTCTCCTCCGGGCTGCGTCACATCGTGCGGCAGGACCCGGACGTCATCATGGTCGGTGAGATCCGGGACGTCGAGACCGCCGACATCGCCATCCACGCGGCGCTGACGGGACACCTGGTCTTCTCCACGCTGCACACCAACGACGCGCCGGGCGCGATCACCCGCCTCCTGGACATGGGCGCCGAGCCCTATCTGGTCGCCTCGGTCCTCGAAGGGATCCTCGCCCAGCGCCTGGTCCGGATCATCTGCGCCTCATGCCGCGTCCCCTACGAGCCCGAGCCGAAGGAGCTCCGCGCCATGGGCATCGACGAGGTGCCCGGCGACGCCGCCCTCCAGCGGGGCAAGGGCTGCGGCGAGTGCCGGGGGACGGGCTACCGCGGGCGGACGGGGATCTACGAGTTCCTCCCCATGACCGAGGACTTCCGCTCTATGACGCTGCGCAAGGTGCCGGGCCACGAGATCCGGCAGCGGGCGATCGCCGCCGGCATGACGACGCTGCGCCAGGACGGCTGGGCGAAGTGCTGTCTCGGCGTCACCACGATCGAGGAGGTGCTGCGGGTGACGCACGAGGACTCCGAGGAATGA